A window of Chryseobacterium sp. IHB B 17019 genomic DNA:
TGTGGTTCACTATATTTTGAACCTCCGTTTTCAACAGCAGTTTTCACCATATTATCAACTTCTTCACGACTGTCTACACCAATGGCAAGCAGCGTTTGAGTAGTGTCTCCTTTTGCAATCGGACGATCCGTAAAAGTTTTGAAAAACTCTTCATTTAAGAACATTGCATAAATATGATCTTCTTTCATTACTACAGAAACTGCTTTTTCATCAGAAAACTGTTCGTTGATGGAAAAACCAAGTTTTGTCCAGAATTCTCTTGTTTTTTGAACGTCTTTTACCGGAAGGTTTACATAAATTTGGTTGATTTTCATTTTGTAATTTTTAATGTTAAACTTTTAACCAAAATTACCGAGTTGCTTTGAAAATCAACTTGCCATAAGACAAGATTTAAATTTTCTTTGGATGAGAGACCAATTCCTTGCGGATTCTGCTCAAAGAAGTATCTGTAACTCCCAAGTAGGAAGCGATTTGCTTTAAGGGCGCAAATTGAATGACATGAGGTTTTTGTTCCAGAAGATTAAGGTAACGTTTTGTAGCGGAAAGTGTAAACATCTCTACAGAACGCTGTTTGTAAGCAAAAAGCTGTTGCGACATCCAGGCTCTACCCCATTCCCGGAGGTTCGGAATTTTATGGAATAAGTCTTGAAAAGTATCGAAATCCAGTCTCCAACATTCACAATCTGAGATACAAACAATATTTTCCTGAGTAGGAATTCTTTGAAAAAGCGAGGAAACATCAATGATTACTTCATTTTCTACAAAAAAATGTGTTGTCACATCATTTCCATTAAAGTCATTAACAAATGAGCGAGCCAAACCTGTTTCCAAAATATAGTATTCGTTTGCCGTTTTCCCTTCTTCAAGGATACAATCTCCTTTCTGAAAGATCACTTTTTCATGAGCCTGAAATATTTCTTCAAGCTCTTCCGGTAAGAAAAATGGGAAATCATAGCAGATTTCTAAGGATTTGTTCGTCATCAAGTCAATGTTTTTTTTGAAGCTCTAAAATAGAATTTTTATGGGAAATGATAAAGGAAATATTAAACAAAATGATAATTCACACTTCTTGCTTCTGAGGCAATCCATTACACAAAGGCATTACAAGCTGTTTGTATTGATTATAAATTATTAAACATTTTTACTTTAACCACAAAAGGCACAAAGATTTGAAGTTTATATTAAAAAGAAGAATTTCAAAAGTTGAAAATCTAAGATTTCGTTTTGTGAACTTTAAAACATTTCTAAATTAATCTTAAATAACCCAAAAAACTTTGTGCCTTTTGTGCTTAAATCAAAACAAAGAAAGCTGAATCGGCTTCGGATTGGCGGGTTTCTGCGCATCTCCAAACACAGTTTTTCCACCGAAACGCCATGAATTTTGTCGTTCCTCTTCAATAACTTCCTGAATATCGAAATTCGGGGTGAAGTCTTTTTCTGTTTTTGTGACGATGTCGTGAAGTTTGTTTAAAGTCTTTAATTTATCGGAATTTCCAAGCTTTGATTTTTCAATTCCTTTTTTAATAATATCAATACTTTCATCGTAAACTTTAGTCGGAACAGGAAACGGATGACCGTCTTTCCCGCCATGAGCAAAGGAAAATCTCGCCGGATCTTTGAATCTTGAAGGCGCGCCGTGAATGACTTCACTCACCAAAGCCAACGACTGCATCGTCCGCGGACCGACACCTTCCAGCATCAATAAATCTTCAAAGTCTTGAGGCTGCTGTTCGCGAGTTACATATAAAAGCGCACCTAAACGCCTTAAATCTACATCAGAAGCCTGAACATCATGATGATTAGGAAGAATTAAACGTGAAAAATCACTCATAATTTCCGCAGAATCAGTGTGGGAAATATCCAGAATTCCTTTTCTGTTTTCGGCGGCTTCCGAATCTGTTAAGTTTAAAATTTGCCCTCTTGAAATTCCGTTGATTCCTGTGTGAGGTTCTTCAATAAAGGATTTTATATTTTCAGAATGCCAGTGATATCGTCTTGCCGTTCCATCGGATTCGTGCATTCCTTGCTGGACAACGCTCCAATTTCCGTTATCTGACAAAATAAAATTGTGTAAATACAATTGATAACCATCCTGAATGGCCGTATTATCAACCTTTGCGGAAAGCTTGCTGGCCCTTACTAACTCGGTTCCGTTCAAACCAGTTTTATCTGCAATTTGAAGGAGTTCTGAAGGGGTTTCTCTGGAAAACTTACCTTTTCCGCCACAAATATATAGCCCAAGTGATTGAGAATTAGGATTGATGGAACGTTTCAAAGCACCCATTACGGAAGTTGTAATCCCTGAAGAATGCCAATCCATACCCATCACCGCTCCAAAGCTCTGGAACCAAAACGGATCCGCAAGTCTTCTGAGAACTTCATCTTTGCCGTAATCCATTAAGATCACTTCAACGATTGAAAGCCCGAGAACAGACATACGTTCGTACAGCCACGGCGGTACTTTGCCGTAGTGTAAGGGTAAATCTGCTGTTCCGGAACGTTTCATTTAATATGTAAATTTAGTTTTAATATATTGGAACTTTGATGATTTGAATCAGCTTTTAAACACAAATATTTGTATTTTAAGCAAAATCAATGAATCGAATAAAACTCCAGATCCTTATGCTTTTCTTCATCAAACTTTTCATTAAATATAATTTTATTACCGAAAGGATCATCAACTGTAAAGGAAACCGCATTATAAAAAGTTTTCTCTAAACCTGGCCGATTGTATTTATATTTTTTATCCATTAATTCCTTGTGATAATCTTTAATATCTTCACCCCAGATGAAAACGCGGCTTCCTGGAGTTCCGTCACCGTGATGTTCGCTTAAATGGAAGGTAATATTACCTTTTTTGATTTCCATATAAACCGGAGTGTTATCCTCAAAATGATGCTTCCAGACGATTTCAAAACCGAGCCAATCAATATAAAACTCAATGGCCTTTTGTTCATCAAAAATTCTAAAAATAGGGATAATCTGTTCTGCTTTCATAATATTGACTTATTGATGTGAAAGAATATTAACTAAATTGCCAAACGGATCTTTTGCAAAAAACCGGCGGACACCCCACTCTTCATCAGTGATTTCGTACATAATTTCAAACCCGGATCGCTGCATTTTTTCATAGATTTCATCCACATTATCAACCTCAATGGAAAGATTTGGAACTTCCGTGTCGTTTCCGCCATGAACAGCAAAACTTATCTGGACTTTTGCCTCTTCCTCATTTCCGAAAGTCTTAATCCAGCCATGATCCATCAGAGTTTCAAGTCCTAAAACTTCATGATAGAACAAGTCTGCTTTCGACAGATCATCAGTTTTTATATTAGTGACGATTCTTTTTACCATTTTAGTTAAATTTTAATTCTTACTGCTGAAAAAGCCTTGCAAAATAAAACTTTCACAAGGCTTTTTACAAAAATCTATTTCTGAATTATTTTAATGCGTCAATGGCAGCACTATAATTGGGTTCTTGCGTAATTTCAGGAACCTGTTCCGTATAGATAACCTTATTATCGGCATCCGTTACGATTACGGCACGGCTTAAAAGCCCTTTCATTGGGGAATCCGTGATCGTCACTTCATATTCGTCACCGAAACTGCTTCTGAAATCTGAAAGTGTTTCAACATTATTCAGACCTTCCGCCGCGCAAAATCTTCCCAGTGCAAAAGGGAGATCTTTAGACACATTAATCACCACCGTATTTTCCAGATTGGAAGCCTCTTCATTGAATTTTCTTGCAGAAGCAGCACAAATTCCCGTATCAATGCTCGGGAAAATATTAAAAACTTTCCTCTTTCCATCGAAATCCTGAAGTGTTTTTACATGTAATCCGGAATCTACCAGTGCAAAATCCCTGATGTGAGTTCCTACGGATGGTAAAGTTCCTATTGTATGTACTTCGTTTCCTTTTAAAGTGATAGTCGTTGACATAATTTTGTTTTTAAGTTTTTTCAAATTTAATCAAATCAGACCTGATTTCTATCAAATAATGGTTAAATAATTCTTAAAGTGAAAAATCTTATTTAGGTTTAATCTAAAAAAATTAATTTTTGACTAAATTTGTGAGTCTTAAAAAATCAAATAATAAATAACAGTATAATGTCAGACAAATCAAAAATCTATTACACCCTTACGGATGAGGCTCCAATGTTGGCAACACACTCGTTTTTACCTATCGTAAAGGCATTTACAAAATCTGCAAACATTGAGATCGCGGTTCCGGATATTTCTTTGGCAGGAAGAATTCTAGCAAACTTCCCCGAGTTTTTGAAAGATGACCAGAAAATCGGTGATGCGTTGGCAGAATTAGGTCAATTGGCGACTCAACCTGATGCAAACATTATCAAATTACCTAATATTTCGGCTTCTGCACCTCAGTTGGATGATGCAATCGCTGAATTGCAGTCTAAAGGTTTCGCAGTTCCAAATTATCCTGCAGAACCTAAAAATGACGAAGAAAAAGCAATCAAGGCTAAATATGCAAAGGTTTTAGGAAGCGCTGTAAATCCTGTGTTAAGAGAAGGAAATTCTGACAGACGTGCTCCAAAAGCTGTTAAAAACTACGCAAAAGCAAACCCTCACAGAATGGGAGACTGGGCTTCTGACAGTAAAACCGACGTTGCTCACATGGACAACGGAGATTTCTACGGTACTGAAACTTCAACTACTCTTGAAAATGCAACAAAATACAAAATCGTTTTCAAAGGAAATGACGGTGCTGAAACTTTATTAAAAGATTTCGCAAACCTTCAGGCTGGAGAAATTATCGATTCTTCTGTAATGAATTTAAATGCTTTGAAGGCATTCGTTCAAAAGGCAATTGATGAAGCTAAAAACAAAAACGTTCTTCTTTCTGCTCACTTGAAGGCTACGATGATGAAAATCTCCGACCCTATTATTTTCGGGGCGATTGTAGAAACTTTCTTTAAAGATGTTTTTGTTAAATATGCTGAGACTTTCAAGTCTTTAGATGTTAATCCAAATAACGGTCTTGCCGATCTTTTTGAAAAAATCAAAGGAAATGCTCAGGAAGCTGAAATCAAGGCTGATATTGAAACTGCTTTAGCAAACGGACCAAGAGTGGCAATGGTAAATTCTGATAAAGGAATTACGAATTTCCACGTTCCTTCTGACATTATTGTTGATGCTTCTATGGCTGCTTTGGTAAGAGGTGGAGGTAAAATGTGGAACAAAGAAGGGAAAGAAGAAGATACGGTTTGTATCATTCCTGACCGTTCTTATGCAGGTTTTTACCAGTCAGTAATTGATGATATGAAAGCGCACGGAAAACTGGATCCTACAACAATGGGTTCTGTTCCGAACGTTGGTTTAATGGCTCAAAAAGCTGAAGAATACGGTTCTCACGACAAAACTTTCCAGGCTACAGCAGATGGAACAATTGAAGTTCAGGACGAGGCTGGAAGCGTTCTTCTTTCTCAGAAAGTAGAAAAAGATGATATTTTCAGAATGTGTCAGACGAAAGACGCTCCGATTCAGGACTGGGTAAAATTAGCGGTAAACAGATCGAGATTATCTGATACGCCTGCAATTTTCTGGTTAGATAAAGGAAGAGCGCACGACAGAGAAATCATCAAAAAAGTTGAAAAATATCTTGCCGACCACGATACAAACGGACTTGATATTAAGATTCTTGATGTAAAAGACGCCATGACGGAAACCTTGAAAAGAGCAAGAGAAGGAAAAGATACAATTTCTGTTTCAGGAAACGTATTGAGAGATTATTTAACGGATCTTTTCCCAATTCTTGAGCTTGGAACTTCTGCAAAAATGCTTTCTATCGTTCCATTAATGAATGGTGGCGGCTTGTTTGAAACTGGTGCAGGAGGTTCTGCTCCAAAACATGTTGAACAGTTCCTGGAAGAAGGCTATTTAAGATGGGATTCTCTAGGTGAATTCTTGGCTTTACAGGCTTCTTTAGAGCATTTAGCACAAACTCAGGGGAATACAAAATCTCAGGTTTTAGCTGATGCATTGGATGAAGCAAATGCTAAATTCTTAGCGACAGACAAATCTCCTGCAAGAAAAGTCGGACAAATCGATAACAGAGGTTCTCACTTCTATTTGGCGATGTATTGGGCGGAAGCTTTGGCAAACCAAACTGCTGATGCTGAATTGGCGGCTCATTTTGCTCCGGTTGCTGAAGCAATGAAGGAAAATGAAGAAGTAATTAATTCTGAATTAATCAGCGCTCAAGGTAAGCCTCAAAACATCGATGGTTACTACAAAACTGACACGTATAAAACGTATGCAGCCATGAGACCAAGCACAGTTTTAAATGAAATTATTGACGGAATTTAATTCTTGATTAAATATAAATGAAAAGCTCCTTTTTTAAGGGGCTTTTTTTGTTTAATACTTTTTTAAACACAAATGATCACGAATATTCCACTAATAACCACAAAGAAAAATATACATCTCGTTTGTCATTCTGACGAAGTAAGAATCTCTATAAAACATTAAAGTTAATATTATTAATAGATCCTTCAATCCGCTTCACACTTTCAGAATGACACAAACGCGAAAAAATTTCTAATTAATTTAAATCTTGTCCTCCACAATCACTTTTCGATGTTCCCTACCCCAATTAATCATTTCTGAAATAATTTTTCCGAAAGTTCTGCAATATTCCGTTGGTTCGTATTCAATTAAGACGGGCGTTTCAGGATAAACATTTCGTTTCAACAGCTTGTTTAATTCCATGTCTTTTAATTCTTTTGAAAGCATTCTTGTTGTAATTCCGGGGATGCTTCTTTCAATTTCACGGAACCGTCTGTTGCCATTACAAATTGAGTTGATAACAGGAATTCTCCACTTTCCACCGATGAAATAAAGGGTGTCTTGCAATGCTCTCAATTCTTCAGTTTGATCTCTTTCCATGTCTGCAAATTTAAGTGATATAATTGATGATACTGATATACTCTGTGATACTGATTACAAAAGTATATCAATTTGAAATAACTTTGTCAAAAAAATTTAAAGAAATGAAATTTAATAACAAATTAGCCATCGTAACAGGTGGAAACAGCGGAATCGGATATTCAACCGCAAAAGAATTAATAGCGGAAGGCGCAAAAGTAATTATTACGGGAAGAAGAAAAGAAGCCATAGAAAAGGCAGCGAAAGATTTGGGAGCAATTCCTTTTGTGGCAGATCAAGGAAAATTAGAAGATATCGAATCTTTGAAGACAGAAGTTGAAAATCGATACGGAAAAGTTGATATCCTATTTATCAATGCAGGAATCACAGGAAGTTTAGGATCAATTGAAAACATGACTGCAGAAAACTTTGATAATGTGATGAATATTAATTTTAGAGGAGCTTATTTCACTTTAAGCAAATTTACTCCTCTATTAAATGACGAAGCTTCGGTTGTCTTTTTATCTTCAAATGTTGCAACAACTTATAAGCCAAACAGCTCGGTTTATCAGGCAAGTAAGGCTGCTTTGAACTCTATTGCAAAAACAGCAGCTGCAGAATTAGCTTCAAGAAAAATCCGTGTCAATATGGTAAGTCCCGGACCTACAAAAACAGAAATTATGACTAAGGCCGGACTGGATGAAAAAACACTGGAAGGTCTTGATGAATGGCTGATCGATTTAATTCCGTTGAAAAAAATGGGAACCGCAGAAGATGTAGCGAAAGCAGTTGTCTATTTATCAGACAACAATATTGCAAGCTTTATGACAGGAACCGAAATTCTGATTGACGGCGGGATGATACTATAAGATGGAAGAATTGAGCTGGGTGCCGGGGAGTTTTAATGATTTACAAAATCTCCCTTCTTCCATCATCCAGCTCCTAACCTTTTTAATTCCCAAAATTCCATTTTCACCTTTCGATTTGTCCGGTTCACCCAATTTCTCATTTCAAAATTTCCTTTAAGCCTATACTTTTGAGCCATAAAAATAAATCATTATGGACTCAGTAAAGAAAAAAAGAAACGTAAAACCCATTGCCATAGTATTTCTGGCAGTTTTAGGCATCTTTGTAGGATTGCAGTTTTTCAACCAGCCTTTGGAGGGAAAAGCTGTTCCTAAAAAAATAGAAGCACCGCGAGAAGTTTTGGCAATTTTGGAAAACTCTTGTTTTAATTGTCATTCAAACCAGCAAAATTTAAGCTGGTATGATAAAATTGCTCCGATCTCATGGGCGGTAAATAAAGATGTGGAAAGAGCCAGGGAAGTTTTGAACTTCTCGGAATGGAACTATTCTGCAGGCGAACATCAGGGGAAAATGTACGCCATTTTAAACATGATGCAAAGCGGAAAAATGCCGCTTCATGAATATACCTTGCTTCATCCCTCTGCAAAAATTACTACAAAAGATATTGAAACGATTAAAAAATATACGCTTTCTTTATCAAGTTTAAATCCATCAAAAAAGGAGGAGAAAAATATTCATCAGAATCTTAATTTACCGGAAAATAATATAAAATCAAAATTCCCGGTTTCACCAAACGGCGTGAAGTATACGGACGATTTTAAAAACTGGAAAGTCATCAGTATGAGCACGCTGTTTGACAATTCAATTCGTGTGATTTACGGAAATGATATTGCAGTAAAGGCAGTTGAAACAGACAATTTTCACCCGTGGCCGGAAGGAAGTATCGTCGTAAAATCAGTTTGGAAACAGCAGGAATTACCTGATGGTGAGATCAGGCCGGGAGAATTTGTTAATGCTCAGTTTATGGTAAAAGATTCAAAAAAATATACCGATACGGAAGGTTGGGGATTTGCCAAATTTTCAGGAAAAGACCTTCATCCGACAGGAAAAACAGCCTCATTCGCCAAAGAATCCTGCATCGCCTGTCACCGACAATTAGCCGAAAAAACAGGATTTTTATTCGATGTTCCAATGAAAGTAAATACCGAAAGAT
This region includes:
- a CDS encoding winged helix-turn-helix transcriptional regulator: MERDQTEELRALQDTLYFIGGKWRIPVINSICNGNRRFREIERSIPGITTRMLSKELKDMELNKLLKRNVYPETPVLIEYEPTEYCRTFGKIISEMINWGREHRKVIVEDKI
- the tpx gene encoding thiol peroxidase, whose product is MSTTITLKGNEVHTIGTLPSVGTHIRDFALVDSGLHVKTLQDFDGKRKVFNIFPSIDTGICAASARKFNEEASNLENTVVINVSKDLPFALGRFCAAEGLNNVETLSDFRSSFGDEYEVTITDSPMKGLLSRAVIVTDADNKVIYTEQVPEITQEPNYSAAIDALK
- a CDS encoding VOC family protein, whose amino-acid sequence is MKINQIYVNLPVKDVQKTREFWTKLGFSINEQFSDEKAVSVVMKEDHIYAMFLNEEFFKTFTDRPIAKGDTTQTLLAIGVDSREEVDNMVKTAVENGGSKYSEPQDHGWMYQKAFSDLNGHQWEVMFADMSKLPTE
- a CDS encoding glyoxalase superfamily protein; amino-acid sequence: MKAEQIIPIFRIFDEQKAIEFYIDWLGFEIVWKHHFEDNTPVYMEIKKGNITFHLSEHHGDGTPGSRVFIWGEDIKDYHKELMDKKYKYNRPGLEKTFYNAVSFTVDDPFGNKIIFNEKFDEEKHKDLEFYSIH
- a CDS encoding DUF763 domain-containing protein; the encoded protein is MKRSGTADLPLHYGKVPPWLYERMSVLGLSIVEVILMDYGKDEVLRRLADPFWFQSFGAVMGMDWHSSGITTSVMGALKRSINPNSQSLGLYICGGKGKFSRETPSELLQIADKTGLNGTELVRASKLSAKVDNTAIQDGYQLYLHNFILSDNGNWSVVQQGMHESDGTARRYHWHSENIKSFIEEPHTGINGISRGQILNLTDSEAAENRKGILDISHTDSAEIMSDFSRLILPNHHDVQASDVDLRRLGALLYVTREQQPQDFEDLLMLEGVGPRTMQSLALVSEVIHGAPSRFKDPARFSFAHGGKDGHPFPVPTKVYDESIDIIKKGIEKSKLGNSDKLKTLNKLHDIVTKTEKDFTPNFDIQEVIEEERQNSWRFGGKTVFGDAQKPANPKPIQLSLF
- a CDS encoding heme-binding domain-containing protein produces the protein MDSVKKKRNVKPIAIVFLAVLGIFVGLQFFNQPLEGKAVPKKIEAPREVLAILENSCFNCHSNQQNLSWYDKIAPISWAVNKDVERAREVLNFSEWNYSAGEHQGKMYAILNMMQSGKMPLHEYTLLHPSAKITTKDIETIKKYTLSLSSLNPSKKEEKNIHQNLNLPENNIKSKFPVSPNGVKYTDDFKNWKVISMSTLFDNSIRVIYGNDIAVKAVETDNFHPWPEGSIVVKSVWKQQELPDGEIRPGEFVNAQFMVKDSKKYTDTEGWGFAKFSGKDLHPTGKTASFAKESCIACHRQLAEKTGFLFDVPMKVNTERLIKNLQK
- a CDS encoding VOC family protein; amino-acid sequence: MVKRIVTNIKTDDLSKADLFYHEVLGLETLMDHGWIKTFGNEEEAKVQISFAVHGGNDTEVPNLSIEVDNVDEIYEKMQRSGFEIMYEITDEEWGVRRFFAKDPFGNLVNILSHQ
- a CDS encoding SDR family oxidoreductase, with protein sequence MKFNNKLAIVTGGNSGIGYSTAKELIAEGAKVIITGRRKEAIEKAAKDLGAIPFVADQGKLEDIESLKTEVENRYGKVDILFINAGITGSLGSIENMTAENFDNVMNINFRGAYFTLSKFTPLLNDEASVVFLSSNVATTYKPNSSVYQASKAALNSIAKTAAAELASRKIRVNMVSPGPTKTEIMTKAGLDEKTLEGLDEWLIDLIPLKKMGTAEDVAKAVVYLSDNNIASFMTGTEILIDGGMIL
- a CDS encoding NADP-dependent isocitrate dehydrogenase, coding for MSDKSKIYYTLTDEAPMLATHSFLPIVKAFTKSANIEIAVPDISLAGRILANFPEFLKDDQKIGDALAELGQLATQPDANIIKLPNISASAPQLDDAIAELQSKGFAVPNYPAEPKNDEEKAIKAKYAKVLGSAVNPVLREGNSDRRAPKAVKNYAKANPHRMGDWASDSKTDVAHMDNGDFYGTETSTTLENATKYKIVFKGNDGAETLLKDFANLQAGEIIDSSVMNLNALKAFVQKAIDEAKNKNVLLSAHLKATMMKISDPIIFGAIVETFFKDVFVKYAETFKSLDVNPNNGLADLFEKIKGNAQEAEIKADIETALANGPRVAMVNSDKGITNFHVPSDIIVDASMAALVRGGGKMWNKEGKEEDTVCIIPDRSYAGFYQSVIDDMKAHGKLDPTTMGSVPNVGLMAQKAEEYGSHDKTFQATADGTIEVQDEAGSVLLSQKVEKDDIFRMCQTKDAPIQDWVKLAVNRSRLSDTPAIFWLDKGRAHDREIIKKVEKYLADHDTNGLDIKILDVKDAMTETLKRAREGKDTISVSGNVLRDYLTDLFPILELGTSAKMLSIVPLMNGGGLFETGAGGSAPKHVEQFLEEGYLRWDSLGEFLALQASLEHLAQTQGNTKSQVLADALDEANAKFLATDKSPARKVGQIDNRGSHFYLAMYWAEALANQTADAELAAHFAPVAEAMKENEEVINSELISAQGKPQNIDGYYKTDTYKTYAAMRPSTVLNEIIDGI
- a CDS encoding Crp/Fnr family transcriptional regulator codes for the protein MTNKSLEICYDFPFFLPEELEEIFQAHEKVIFQKGDCILEEGKTANEYYILETGLARSFVNDFNGNDVTTHFFVENEVIIDVSSLFQRIPTQENIVCISDCECWRLDFDTFQDLFHKIPNLREWGRAWMSQQLFAYKQRSVEMFTLSATKRYLNLLEQKPHVIQFAPLKQIASYLGVTDTSLSRIRKELVSHPKKI